A window of the Streptomyces formicae genome harbors these coding sequences:
- a CDS encoding esterase/lipase family protein, which produces MGFLPVPLLRLRLSIALLQATALELAILAGHLLLYPSGIWPERSGRPAPSDDGTPTPGTPTLPPASRQAHPPVVLLHGFIDNRSVFVLLRRTLARSGRHHIESLNYSPLTCDIRTAAGLLGRHIDEICARTGHTEVDVVGHSLGGLIARYYVQRLGGDRRVRTLVTLGTPHSGTTVAPLASAHPIVRQMRPGSDVLEELRLPAPGCRTRFVGFWSDLDQLMVPLETACIDHPDLLTQNVRVSGIGHLALPVHPAVAASIRQVLEPSESGADSSGAVSVA; this is translated from the coding sequence ATGGGGTTCCTGCCGGTGCCGCTCTTGCGGCTACGCCTGTCGATCGCACTGCTCCAGGCCACCGCTCTGGAGCTGGCGATCCTCGCGGGCCATCTGCTCCTCTACCCGTCGGGCATCTGGCCGGAGCGCTCCGGCCGTCCGGCACCGTCTGACGACGGCACCCCCACACCCGGGACGCCGACACTGCCGCCGGCCTCGCGGCAGGCGCATCCCCCCGTCGTCCTGCTGCACGGCTTCATCGACAACCGCTCGGTCTTTGTGCTGCTCCGCCGCACCCTCGCGCGCAGCGGCCGGCACCACATCGAGTCGCTCAACTACTCACCGCTGACGTGTGACATACGGACAGCCGCCGGACTGCTCGGTCGCCACATCGACGAGATCTGCGCCCGCACCGGCCACACCGAGGTCGACGTCGTCGGGCACAGCCTCGGCGGCCTGATCGCCCGCTACTACGTCCAGCGCCTCGGCGGCGACCGGCGCGTCCGTACGCTCGTCACGCTCGGCACCCCCCACTCGGGCACGACCGTCGCCCCGCTCGCGAGCGCTCACCCCATCGTGCGCCAGATGCGCCCCGGTTCCGATGTGCTGGAGGAGCTGCGGCTGCCGGCGCCGGGGTGCCGGACCCGGTTCGTCGGCTTCTGGAGCGATCTCGACCAGTTGATGGTCCCGCTGGAAACGGCTTGCATCGACCATCCGGATCTGCTCACACAGAACGTCCGGGTGAGCGGAATCGGACATCTCGCGCTGCCCGTGCATCCCGCCGTCGCGGCAAGCATCCGCCAAGTACTCGAACCGTCCGAATCGGGCGCCGACTCGTCCGGAGCGGTGTCCGTCGCCTGA
- a CDS encoding SWIM zinc finger family protein, translating into MNQQGVRWTAEQVLALAPDATSRKAGSKLGAAGPWSGAGSDGSGAVWGLCKGSGSRPYQTIVDTTGPAFKCSCPSRKFPCKHALGLLLLWAGGEEPVRDGEVPDWAGEWLAGRRKRAAEKQERDAGGGPSAKTGDPEAARRRAERRASRITAGATELEQRLTDLLRGGLASAGQSGYGLWEETAARMVDAQAPGLAGRVRELGSLPGSGPGWPVRLLEECALVHLLDRAWLDIGRLPEPLATTVRTRVGLTAPADGPPVRDDWLVLAQYDTTDGKVTARRIWLHGRETGRTALLLSFGAGGRAPQLALPAGLMLDAELVPYGGAGQLRADLGEQFGAPVPIKAPPPGGSTADALAAYGAALREDPWLDSWPVTLAGVVPVPGDAGWRLADADGRSALPVARAALSRPGLWKLAALSGGGPVTVFGEFGHRGFVPLAAWSDQTPDETPETITLT; encoded by the coding sequence ATGAATCAGCAGGGGGTGCGCTGGACGGCGGAACAGGTGCTGGCTCTGGCTCCTGACGCCACGTCACGCAAGGCGGGAAGCAAACTCGGCGCGGCCGGACCGTGGTCCGGCGCGGGCAGCGACGGCTCGGGCGCCGTCTGGGGCCTGTGCAAGGGCAGCGGCAGCAGGCCGTACCAGACGATCGTGGACACGACCGGCCCGGCGTTCAAGTGCAGTTGCCCGAGCCGCAAGTTCCCGTGCAAGCACGCGCTGGGACTGCTGCTGCTCTGGGCGGGCGGCGAGGAGCCGGTCCGGGACGGGGAGGTGCCTGACTGGGCCGGGGAGTGGCTGGCGGGCCGGCGCAAGCGCGCGGCGGAGAAGCAGGAGCGGGACGCGGGCGGCGGACCGTCCGCGAAGACCGGTGATCCGGAGGCCGCCCGGCGCAGGGCCGAGCGGCGGGCGAGCAGGATCACCGCGGGAGCGACGGAGCTGGAGCAGCGGCTGACGGATCTGCTCCGCGGCGGCCTGGCCTCCGCGGGCCAGTCCGGGTACGGGCTGTGGGAGGAGACGGCAGCCCGCATGGTCGATGCGCAGGCGCCGGGCCTTGCGGGCCGGGTACGGGAGTTGGGTTCCCTCCCGGGCTCAGGACCGGGCTGGCCGGTCCGGCTGCTGGAGGAGTGCGCGCTGGTGCATCTCCTCGACCGGGCCTGGCTCGACATCGGGCGGCTGCCGGAGCCGCTGGCCACGACGGTGCGCACGAGAGTCGGGCTGACCGCGCCCGCCGACGGGCCTCCGGTCAGGGACGACTGGCTGGTGCTCGCCCAGTACGACACGACGGACGGCAAGGTCACCGCGCGCCGCATATGGCTGCACGGGCGGGAGACCGGACGGACGGCGCTGCTGCTCTCCTTCGGGGCCGGGGGGCGCGCGCCGCAACTGGCCCTGCCCGCCGGTCTGATGCTGGACGCCGAGCTCGTGCCGTACGGGGGCGCGGGGCAGCTGCGGGCGGATCTGGGCGAGCAGTTCGGCGCCCCCGTCCCGATCAAGGCGCCTCCGCCGGGCGGTTCCACGGCCGACGCGCTCGCGGCGTACGGGGCGGCTCTGCGGGAGGATCCGTGGCTGGACTCCTGGCCGGTCACGCTCGCCGGGGTCGTGCCGGTCCCCGGGGACGCCGGCTGGCGACTGGCCGACGCGGACGGCCGTTCCGCGCTGCCCGTCGCGCGCGCCGCGCTCTCCAGGCCCGGGCTGTGGAAGCTCGCCGCGCTCTCCGGCGGCGGCCCGGTCACCGTCTTCGGCGAGTTCGGCCACCGGGGCTTCGTACCCCTGGCCGCGTGGTCCGACCAGACCCCCGACGAGACCCCCGAGACGATCACGCTCACCTGA
- a CDS encoding DUF5691 domain-containing protein, whose translation MTSTIRTHAWEELVTSALLGTDRRTPPADVLSPGQDAPVALLDAAALHTVRRRAGLRAAPAGPLPEPAPHDDRRALPEPARRRLAQLLADRAAPTGSGGRRGTAPDLTELLPQWLATANEHGYRAPASALPALLDAARARTDLRPLALRFAGPRGLWLARLNADWKFALRGAPGGSTLPTPDDADAVRRRWEEGLFAERVALLGAVRAHDPAAALALLSATWPTERAEDRLMFLDSLRTGLTDADEPFLEQALSDRSRNVRATAAELLSALPHSALAARMAARASTCVGLDRTDGTARIAVEAPHECDAAMQRDGVVPAPPSGRGERSWWLGQLVEAAPLSTWPQRLGGRTAEEIVSLPVADDWGDELQAAWCRAAVRQRDPEWSRALLGAPAAPPSTGPATSSLAERAKLLATLPEDERAEWVAAFISAHGLSEAFQLLGVCAVPWAGALGRAVVDALDIARDGGSYPWSFSGVMGLAERCLDPAEAARLELLTAIPDETEGASPGAGGYWSEAFQRLVSTLRLRATMRRELTSGAPGVLGSPGGAG comes from the coding sequence ATGACCAGCACCATCCGCACGCATGCCTGGGAAGAGCTCGTCACCTCCGCTCTTCTCGGCACCGACCGGCGCACGCCGCCGGCCGACGTGCTGTCGCCCGGCCAGGACGCGCCGGTCGCACTGCTGGACGCGGCCGCGCTGCACACCGTGCGCCGACGGGCCGGGCTACGGGCCGCACCGGCCGGGCCGCTCCCCGAGCCCGCGCCGCACGACGACCGCCGCGCACTGCCCGAGCCCGCCCGGCGCCGGCTCGCCCAGCTGCTGGCCGACCGGGCCGCGCCCACGGGCTCGGGCGGCCGTCGCGGCACGGCCCCCGACCTCACCGAGCTGCTGCCGCAATGGCTGGCCACCGCCAACGAGCACGGTTACCGCGCCCCGGCCTCCGCCCTGCCCGCCCTGCTCGACGCCGCACGGGCCCGCACCGATCTGCGGCCCCTGGCCCTGCGCTTCGCCGGCCCCCGCGGACTGTGGCTCGCCCGGCTCAACGCGGACTGGAAGTTCGCCCTGCGCGGTGCGCCGGGAGGATCGACGCTGCCGACGCCGGACGACGCGGACGCGGTCCGGCGGCGGTGGGAGGAGGGCCTCTTCGCCGAGCGGGTCGCCCTGCTCGGCGCCGTACGGGCCCACGACCCGGCCGCGGCCCTGGCGCTGCTGTCCGCGACCTGGCCGACCGAGCGGGCGGAGGACCGGCTGATGTTCCTGGACTCGCTGCGGACGGGGCTGACCGACGCGGACGAGCCGTTCCTGGAGCAGGCGCTGTCCGACCGCAGCCGCAATGTGCGCGCCACCGCGGCCGAGCTGCTCTCCGCCCTGCCGCACTCCGCGCTCGCGGCCCGGATGGCGGCGCGGGCCAGCACCTGCGTGGGGCTGGACCGGACGGACGGCACGGCGCGGATCGCCGTGGAGGCGCCGCACGAATGCGATGCGGCGATGCAGCGGGACGGGGTGGTGCCGGCGCCGCCGTCGGGGCGGGGCGAACGGTCCTGGTGGCTGGGCCAGTTGGTGGAGGCCGCGCCCCTGTCCACCTGGCCGCAGCGGCTCGGGGGACGCACGGCCGAGGAGATCGTCTCCCTGCCCGTCGCCGACGACTGGGGCGACGAGCTCCAGGCCGCGTGGTGCCGGGCCGCGGTGCGGCAGCGGGACCCCGAGTGGTCCCGCGCCCTCCTCGGCGCACCCGCCGCACCGCCGTCGACCGGGCCCGCGACGTCGTCCCTCGCGGAGCGGGCGAAGCTGCTGGCGACGCTTCCGGAGGACGAACGGGCGGAGTGGGTCGCCGCGTTCATATCGGCGCACGGGCTCTCGGAAGCGTTCCAGCTGCTCGGCGTGTGCGCCGTGCCGTGGGCCGGGGCGCTGGGCCGCGCGGTGGTCGACGCGCTGGACATCGCGCGGGACGGGGGGAGCTACCCGTGGAGCTTCAGCGGGGTGATGGGCCTCGCCGAGCGCTGCCTCGACCCTGCCGAGGCGGCCCGCCTCGAGCTCCTCACGGCGATACCGGACGAGACGGAAGGGGCGTCGCCGGGGGCGGGTGGCTACTGGTCCGAGGCGTTCCAGCGCCTGGTCTCCACGCTTCGGCTCCGCGCGACGATGCGGAGGGAACTGACCTCCGGCGCACCGGGTGTGTTGGGCTCACCCGGTGGCGCGGGGTGA
- a CDS encoding MmpS family transport accessory protein — MNRTIRTAACALAAAGLTLGLSGCDAAVDTVDKAVNETYEVTYEVTGKSVESIEFNAGGGTATEPKLESVQKPALPWKKTVTLKGIEAPTVVPIALDPTGAEVGCKITYKGEVIKEEKDAGIAAATGCVAISPIAG, encoded by the coding sequence ATGAACCGCACCATCCGCACCGCCGCCTGCGCGCTCGCCGCCGCCGGTCTCACGCTCGGCCTCTCCGGCTGTGACGCGGCCGTCGACACGGTCGACAAGGCCGTGAACGAGACGTACGAAGTGACGTACGAGGTCACGGGCAAGAGTGTCGAGTCGATCGAGTTCAACGCCGGCGGCGGCACCGCCACCGAACCGAAGCTCGAGTCGGTGCAGAAGCCGGCGCTGCCATGGAAGAAGACCGTGACGCTGAAGGGCATCGAGGCGCCCACCGTCGTGCCGATCGCGCTCGACCCCACCGGTGCCGAGGTCGGCTGCAAGATCACGTACAAGGGTGAGGTCATCAAGGAGGAGAAGGACGCGGGCATCGCGGCCGCGACCGGCTGCGTCGCGATCTCCCCGATCGCCGGGTAA
- a CDS encoding ATP-binding protein: MTVPETRAATGTEALRPHAEDAFADELKALAAADDRPRPARWRLSPWAVATYLLGGTLPDGTVITPKYVGPRRIVEVAVTTLATDRALLLLGVPGTAKTWVSEHLAAAVSGDSTLLVQGTAGTPEEAIRYGWNYAQLLAHGPSRDALVPSPVMRAMSEGMTARVEELTRIPADVQDTLITILSEKTLPIPELGQEVQAVRGFNLIATANDRDRGVNELSSALRRRFNTVVLPLPATADAEVDIVSRRVDQLGRSLDLPAVPEGIDEIRRVVTVFRELRDGVTEDGRTKLKSPSGTLSTAEAISVVTNGLALASHFGDGVLRSGDVAAGILGAVVRDPAADRVIWQEYLETVVRERDGWKDFYRACREVSA; encoded by the coding sequence ATGACCGTGCCCGAAACCCGTGCAGCCACCGGCACCGAGGCCCTGCGGCCCCACGCCGAGGACGCCTTCGCCGACGAGCTGAAGGCGCTGGCCGCGGCCGACGACCGGCCGCGGCCGGCGCGCTGGCGGCTGTCGCCGTGGGCGGTCGCCACCTATCTGCTCGGCGGCACGCTGCCCGACGGGACCGTGATCACACCGAAGTACGTGGGACCGCGCCGGATCGTCGAGGTCGCCGTCACCACGCTCGCCACCGACCGCGCGCTGCTTCTGCTCGGCGTTCCCGGCACCGCGAAGACCTGGGTCTCCGAGCATCTCGCCGCGGCCGTGAGCGGCGACTCCACCCTGCTGGTGCAGGGCACGGCCGGCACGCCCGAGGAGGCGATCCGGTACGGGTGGAACTATGCGCAGTTGCTCGCCCACGGCCCCAGCCGCGACGCGCTCGTGCCGAGCCCCGTCATGCGCGCCATGTCGGAGGGGATGACCGCACGGGTCGAGGAGCTCACCCGGATCCCGGCCGATGTGCAGGACACACTCATCACGATCCTGTCGGAGAAGACCCTGCCGATCCCCGAGCTGGGGCAGGAAGTGCAGGCGGTCCGCGGCTTCAACCTCATCGCCACGGCGAACGACCGTGACCGCGGTGTGAACGAGCTGTCGAGCGCGCTGCGGCGCCGGTTCAACACCGTGGTGCTGCCGCTGCCCGCGACGGCGGACGCGGAGGTCGACATCGTGTCGCGGCGCGTCGACCAGCTGGGGCGTTCGCTCGACCTGCCGGCCGTACCCGAGGGCATCGACGAGATCCGGCGCGTCGTCACCGTCTTCCGCGAGCTCCGCGACGGGGTCACGGAGGACGGCCGCACAAAGCTCAAGTCCCCCTCGGGGACGCTCTCCACGGCCGAGGCGATCTCCGTCGTGACGAACGGGCTCGCACTGGCCTCGCACTTCGGTGACGGGGTGCTGCGCTCCGGCGACGTGGCGGCCGGGATCCTCGGCGCCGTCGTCCGCGATCCGGCGGCGGACCGTGTCATCTGGCAGGAGTACCTGGAGACGGTCGTGCGGGAGCGGGACGGCTGGAAGGACTTCTACCGCGCCTGCCGCGAGGTGAGTGCATGA
- a CDS encoding M23 family metallopeptidase, whose translation MNDQHTDAGYDAYAAGSFDTDPLFGALPGSYDYDAGYSGQYDATQWQSATTGYDPYATQTQGNQQQHQQYDTTGQWDANAWNQTGQFETAAATFGYDATGQWPAAAGYGTTSYETGTYDATAWNSAAGTATEQLADAHQTYQADYAGHAEHVDYAPYADYSGYFSGHATVPEQFSPASEFTSHPDHIPDPVPGDAADVQPEPEAGLEVDADHQVPAPEAGSDSAADDGTYEYEYGRDHEYGGDHDDEYGQDETELVAAAEAVTAPAVSVAAARPVRRSGGSRGRRRTPAKRSAMLTVAVPSVCVMGVAGVAAASVTGLTGGDDKKDDKTAVTAADPASVKPVAANSKLDTQLAALSEDARDFGDRASRTQERIDLKARQEAERKKREEEAARREALRPKFALPVSQHGLSAYYGQAGVNWMSMHTGIDFPVSYGTPVMAASDGTVRTQWNSAYGNMAIVTAADGTETWYCHLSSTKIRSGSVKAGEVIAYSGNSGNSTGPHLHFEVRPGGGSAIDPLSWLRSHGLNPS comes from the coding sequence GTGAACGACCAGCACACCGACGCCGGGTACGACGCCTACGCCGCCGGCAGCTTCGACACCGACCCGCTCTTCGGTGCTCTTCCGGGCAGTTACGACTACGACGCCGGGTACAGCGGGCAGTACGACGCGACGCAGTGGCAGTCGGCGACGACGGGGTACGACCCCTACGCGACGCAGACGCAGGGGAACCAGCAGCAGCACCAGCAGTACGACACCACCGGGCAGTGGGACGCCAACGCCTGGAACCAGACAGGGCAGTTCGAGACCGCGGCGGCCACTTTCGGGTACGACGCGACGGGCCAGTGGCCCGCGGCCGCCGGATACGGCACGACGTCGTACGAGACCGGTACCTACGACGCCACCGCCTGGAACTCGGCCGCGGGGACCGCCACCGAACAGCTCGCCGACGCCCACCAGACCTACCAGGCTGATTACGCCGGGCACGCGGAGCACGTCGACTACGCCCCGTACGCCGACTACAGCGGTTACTTCTCCGGGCACGCCACCGTTCCGGAACAGTTCTCCCCCGCGAGCGAGTTCACATCCCACCCGGACCACATCCCGGACCCCGTCCCGGGTGACGCGGCGGACGTCCAGCCCGAGCCCGAAGCCGGACTCGAAGTCGACGCGGACCATCAGGTCCCCGCTCCCGAGGCGGGATCCGACTCCGCCGCGGACGACGGCACGTACGAGTACGAGTACGGCCGCGACCACGAGTACGGCGGCGACCACGATGACGAGTACGGCCAGGACGAGACCGAACTCGTCGCCGCCGCGGAAGCCGTCACGGCCCCGGCCGTCAGCGTCGCCGCCGCCCGCCCTGTCCGCCGCTCGGGCGGAAGCCGCGGCCGTCGCCGTACCCCCGCCAAGCGTTCGGCCATGCTCACCGTGGCCGTGCCCTCCGTATGCGTCATGGGCGTCGCCGGCGTCGCGGCCGCATCCGTCACCGGACTGACCGGCGGCGACGACAAGAAGGACGACAAGACCGCGGTCACGGCCGCCGATCCGGCGTCGGTCAAGCCCGTCGCCGCGAACAGCAAGCTCGACACCCAGCTCGCCGCGCTCAGCGAGGACGCCCGCGACTTCGGTGACCGTGCCAGCCGCACCCAGGAGCGCATCGACCTCAAGGCGCGCCAAGAGGCGGAGCGCAAGAAGCGCGAGGAGGAGGCCGCTCGCCGCGAGGCACTGCGCCCCAAGTTCGCGCTGCCGGTCAGCCAGCACGGGCTCAGCGCGTACTACGGCCAGGCGGGCGTCAACTGGATGTCCATGCACACCGGCATCGACTTCCCCGTCTCGTACGGCACTCCCGTGATGGCCGCGAGCGACGGCACCGTACGCACGCAGTGGAACAGCGCGTACGGGAACATGGCGATCGTCACCGCCGCCGACGGCACCGAGACCTGGTACTGCCATCTCAGCAGTACCAAGATCCGTTCGGGCTCGGTCAAGGCCGGCGAGGTCATCGCGTACTCCGGCAATTCGGGCAACTCCACCGGCCCGCATCTGCACTTCGAGGTCCGGCCGGGCGGCGGCTCCGCGATCGACCCGCTGTCGTGGCTGCGCAGCCACGGCCTGAACCCGTCGTAA
- a CDS encoding cobalamin B12-binding domain-containing protein codes for MGVTGPIRVVVAKPGLDGHDRGAKVIARALRDAGMEVIYTGLHQTPEQIVDTAIQEDADAIGLSILSGAHNTLFAKVIELLKERDAADIKVFGGGIIPEADIPPLKEKGVAEIFTPGATTASIVDWVKTNVRHPADA; via the coding sequence ATGGGTGTGACCGGTCCGATCCGCGTGGTGGTGGCCAAGCCGGGTCTCGACGGCCACGATCGCGGCGCGAAGGTGATCGCGCGGGCGCTGCGTGACGCCGGTATGGAGGTCATCTACACCGGCCTCCACCAGACCCCCGAGCAGATCGTGGACACCGCGATCCAGGAGGACGCCGACGCGATCGGCCTCTCCATCCTCTCGGGCGCCCACAACACGCTCTTCGCCAAGGTCATCGAGCTCCTGAAGGAGCGCGACGCGGCGGACATCAAGGTCTTCGGCGGCGGCATCATCCCGGAGGCGGACATCCCGCCGCTGAAGGAGAAGGGCGTTGCCGAGATCTTCACCCCGGGCGCGACGACGGCGTCCATCGTCGACTGGGTCAAGACCAACGTCCGCCACCCGGCCGACGCGTAG
- a CDS encoding DUF5682 family protein — MTGTAAAAMPSPPAAEPYPVSSAPGGAVGPGVRAGGDAVPSCDEDVPGGRADRGAPRPATASGGERQWPAGGPLVLGVRHHGPGSARAVLGVLEAVRPRAVLIEGPPEGDALLPLAADEAMVPPVALLAHAVDDPGRAAFWPMAGFSPEWVAIRWALAHDVPVRFIDLPAAHSLAADPTWGDGEEEGELHPDCSGDGGAAALRVDPIAVLAGTAGYDDPERWWEDVVEHRGAAPAATGDTDPLAPFAVLGEAMAALRETYGHGGDARDLVREAHMRIQLRTARKEFGDEVAVVCGAWHVPALTGRTGKPTVTADRALLKGLPKVRTETTWVPWTHRRLARLGAPPGRRSGGGYGAGIDSPGWYAHLFDVLDRPVERWMTKVAGLLRDEDRLVSSAHVIEAVRLAGTLAAMRGRPLAGLGETTDAVRAVMCDGSDVPLGLIRDRLIIGDVLGEVPDSAPAVPLQRDLARLQRTLRLKPELLERETELDLRKETDAARSRLLHRLRLLGVGWGTPAAGRGSTGTFRETWRLRWEPELYVKVAEAGVWGTTVHAAATAKAESEAASATALADVTALAERCLLAELPDVLPVVMKALADRAALDADVGHLAQALPALARSLRYGDVRATDTAALGEVAAGLAERICVGLPPACTGLDTDGAAEMRGHLDGVHTAIGLLPEAAELSGRWADVLRKLALRDTVPGVIRGRAARLLLDDGRLADDEAARLMSLALSPGTPPADAAAWIEGFVGGASGGGMLLVHDERLLGLVDAWLTSVPAEAFTDVLPLLRRTFSAYEPGVRRTLGELVRRGPAAAGGEVVGGEAGAPGFGAGLDEERAGAVLPVLRLILEGDHE; from the coding sequence ATGACCGGGACCGCGGCAGCCGCGATGCCGTCCCCGCCCGCGGCCGAGCCGTATCCGGTGTCCTCCGCGCCGGGGGGTGCGGTGGGCCCCGGAGTCCGTGCCGGCGGCGACGCGGTGCCGTCCTGCGACGAGGACGTCCCGGGCGGGCGGGCGGACCGGGGCGCCCCGCGGCCGGCCACTGCTTCTGGAGGGGAGAGGCAGTGGCCGGCCGGCGGGCCGCTGGTGCTCGGGGTGCGGCATCACGGGCCCGGGTCGGCGCGGGCCGTGCTGGGGGTGCTCGAAGCCGTGCGGCCGAGGGCGGTGCTCATCGAGGGGCCGCCCGAAGGGGACGCGCTGCTGCCGCTCGCCGCCGACGAGGCGATGGTCCCGCCGGTGGCGCTGCTCGCGCACGCCGTGGACGACCCCGGGCGAGCGGCGTTCTGGCCGATGGCCGGGTTCTCGCCCGAGTGGGTCGCGATCCGCTGGGCGCTGGCACACGACGTGCCCGTGCGCTTCATCGACCTCCCCGCCGCCCACTCGCTGGCCGCCGATCCCACCTGGGGCGACGGCGAGGAGGAAGGGGAGCTCCACCCGGACTGCAGCGGGGACGGGGGTGCCGCGGCGCTGCGGGTCGATCCGATCGCCGTGCTCGCCGGGACCGCGGGGTACGACGACCCGGAGCGCTGGTGGGAGGACGTCGTCGAGCACCGCGGCGCCGCCCCCGCTGCGACGGGCGACACCGATCCGCTCGCACCGTTCGCCGTGCTCGGCGAGGCCATGGCCGCGCTCCGCGAGACGTACGGACACGGCGGGGACGCCCGGGACCTGGTGCGCGAGGCCCATATGCGGATCCAACTCCGCACCGCACGCAAGGAGTTCGGCGACGAGGTCGCCGTCGTCTGCGGCGCCTGGCACGTCCCCGCGCTGACCGGGCGGACCGGGAAGCCGACGGTCACGGCCGACCGCGCGCTGCTCAAGGGGCTGCCCAAGGTCAGGACCGAGACGACCTGGGTGCCCTGGACCCATCGCAGGCTCGCCCGGCTGGGGGCACCTCCCGGGCGACGCTCCGGGGGAGGATACGGCGCGGGGATCGACTCCCCTGGCTGGTACGCGCACCTGTTCGACGTCCTCGACCGCCCCGTCGAGCGGTGGATGACCAAGGTCGCCGGACTGCTCAGGGACGAGGACCGGCTCGTGTCCTCGGCGCATGTCATCGAGGCGGTCCGGCTCGCCGGGACGCTCGCCGCGATGCGCGGCAGGCCGCTCGCCGGACTCGGCGAGACGACCGACGCCGTACGGGCCGTCATGTGCGACGGCTCCGATGTGCCGCTCGGACTGATCAGGGACCGGCTGATCATCGGCGATGTGCTCGGCGAAGTCCCCGACTCGGCCCCGGCCGTCCCGCTCCAGCGCGATCTGGCACGCCTTCAGCGCACCCTGCGGCTCAAACCGGAGCTGCTGGAGCGTGAGACGGAGCTCGATCTGCGCAAGGAGACCGACGCGGCGCGCAGCCGGCTGCTGCACCGGCTGCGGCTGCTGGGCGTGGGCTGGGGCACCCCGGCGGCGGGCCGCGGCTCGACCGGCACGTTCCGGGAGACCTGGCGGCTGCGCTGGGAGCCCGAGCTGTATGTGAAGGTTGCCGAGGCCGGCGTCTGGGGCACCACGGTGCACGCGGCCGCCACCGCCAAGGCGGAGTCCGAGGCCGCGTCGGCGACCGCGCTCGCCGATGTCACCGCCCTCGCCGAGCGCTGCCTCCTGGCCGAACTGCCCGACGTGCTGCCCGTCGTGATGAAGGCCCTCGCCGACCGGGCCGCCCTCGACGCCGATGTCGGCCACCTCGCCCAGGCGCTGCCCGCGCTCGCCCGCTCCCTGCGGTACGGGGACGTGCGCGCCACGGACACCGCGGCGCTCGGCGAGGTCGCGGCCGGGCTCGCCGAGCGGATATGCGTCGGGCTTCCGCCCGCCTGCACAGGGCTCGACACCGACGGCGCCGCCGAGATGCGCGGCCACCTCGACGGTGTGCACACCGCGATCGGCCTGCTGCCCGAGGCCGCGGAGCTGAGCGGGCGCTGGGCGGACGTGCTGCGTAAGCTCGCGCTCAGGGACACCGTGCCCGGGGTGATACGGGGCCGCGCGGCCCGGCTGCTGCTGGACGACGGCCGGCTCGCCGACGACGAGGCCGCGCGGCTCATGAGCCTCGCGCTCTCACCCGGCACCCCGCCCGCCGACGCCGCCGCCTGGATCGAGGGCTTCGTCGGCGGCGCTTCGGGAGGCGGCATGCTCCTGGTCCACGACGAGCGGCTGCTCGGCCTCGTCGACGCCTGGCTGACGTCCGTGCCGGCGGAGGCGTTCACGGACGTGCTGCCGCTGCTGCGCCGCACGTTCTCCGCCTACGAGCCGGGCGTACGGCGGACGTTGGGGGAGCTGGTGCGGCGCGGCCCGGCGGCAGCCGGCGGTGAAGTGGTGGGGGGAGAGGCCGGTGCGCCCGGATTCGGCGCCGGACTCGACGAGGAGCGGGCCGGCGCGGTGCTGCCCGTGCTGAGGCTGATCCTGGAGGGGGACCACGAATGA